A genomic region of Epinephelus moara isolate mb chromosome 23, YSFRI_EMoa_1.0, whole genome shotgun sequence contains the following coding sequences:
- the LOC126385251 gene encoding protein bicaudal D homolog 1-like — MSTPQAFGQAYSIQRKVAEDGETNEETLLQESASKEAYYMGRLLELQSALKHSRATASSAQADSEHLSTLLQELREQSNEMLELQRSRMREEVREYKFRETRLLQDYTELEEENISLQKLVSTLKQNQVEYEGLKHEIKVLEEETELLNSQLQDALRLKDISDTQLEEALESLKSEREQKNHLRRELVHHLSMCDVAYTGSAHLTFTSAPPSGTATPTTLLSPQTDEPMRCNGHLQGGTGAGTAAGSVPRANGECRGPGRKAEGAATADLFNEMNMTEIQKLKQQLMTVEREKVSLMTSLQESQTQLQHTQGALNEQHEKVLRLSRRVTTLRRLHRRARLNQEVNVSATSQLNAEAVMELDKDDDEAEDEGDTDEDKSETMNKSQVFSYQTPGLEILQCKYRVAVTEVVELKAEVKVLRDRLAQCVEGAAEERPRRGGQLQKLERQVASLEKSCREGREKISSLELELQAAQLAANESQGALTAAQDELVTLSEELAQLYHHVCLCNNETPNRVMLDYYRQGRGLRGLSASLKAMSADNSKVLLTPRLARRLAAVASTTLTPSESRSPSQSPSKEPLSGEERREEKEGDKEGLQVPSEQSLPPCTPPTRSPSISASSSSSSSSSPALEPAGELRREPMNIYNLNAIIRDQVKHLQRAVDRSLQLSRQRAAARELAPLLDKDKEGCMEEILKLKSLLSTKREQIATLRLVLKANKQTAEGALANLKSKYEAEKAMVTDTMMKLRNELKALKEDAATFSSVRAMFATRCDEYVTQLDEMQRQLAAAEDEKKTLNSLLRMAIQQKLALTQRLEDLAFDQEQTHRTRGGRLNRAKTSTPKVSQPASASASNLAQGSTSALAPVSLPLSGLPSLSSVLSDDPTVPLSPSLVSAAAAALASALTSPTSHIPPRSPSSPASLACPPAPESPPCLEAPSSPMVRTPPTTPVTQWTLGVRTFVVDSHSFSVNISPALPRSSGLSRHCTPDTHTSPPSTTTTTTTRPTQPGSAPSSPYRSPILGLRRSTWSPSPRTRPLSSLSRSSVLYTPSSSSPYSSSHSPSLSHNYSSAYYSSSPAFTPSSSYLTSGTSASYSHSSNYSPLYPRYYSSYRPRH, encoded by the exons ATGTCCACCCCACAG GCATTTGGCCAGGCCTACTCCATCCAGCGTAAGGTGGCAGAAGATGGGGAGACCAACGAGGAAACGCTGCTGCAGGAGTCTGCTTCCAAAGAGGCCTACTACATGGGCCGCCTACTGGAGCTCCAGTCAGCACTGAAGCACAGCCGGGCCACCGCCTCCAGTGCTCAGGCTGACAGTGAACATTTGAGCACACTACTGCAGGAGCTGAGGGAG CAGAGTAACGAGATGTTGGAGCTGCAGCGAAGCCGGATGCGAGAGGAGGTCAGAGAGTACAAGTTTCGAGAGACGCGGCTGCTCCAGGACTACAccgagctggaggaggagaacatCTCACTTCAGAAACTGGTGTCGACTCTCAAACAGAATCAG GTGGAGTATGAAGGCCTGAAGCATGAAATTAAGGTcctggaggaggagacagagctCCTCAACAGCCAGTTACAGGACGCGCTGCGTTTGAAGGACATCTCAGACACCCAGCTGGAGGAGGCGCTTGAGTCGCTGAAGAGCGAGCGTGAACAGAAGAACCACCTGCGCAGGGAGCTGGTCCACCACCTCAGCATGTGTGATGTGGCCTACACAGGCAGTGCCCACCTGACATTCACCTCCGCCCCACCTAGCGGCACCGCCACCCCCACAACTCTGCTTTCTCCACAGACAGATGAGCCAATGAG GTGTAACGGCCACCTCCAGGGTGGGACAGGAGCAGGGACAGCTGCAGGGTCGGTGCCCAGAGCTAACGGAGAGTGCCGAGGGCCGGGCCGGAAAGCTGAAGGGGCAGCGACAGCCGACCTTTTCAACGAGATGAACATGACAGAAATCCAGAAGCTCAAGCAGCAACTGATGACG GTTGAACGTGAGAAGGTCTCACTAATGACCAGTCTGCAGGAGTCTCAGACGCAGCTCCAGCACACCCAAGGGGCCTTGAATGAGCAGCATGAAAAAGTCCTCCGCCTTAGCCGGAGAGTCACCACCCTCCGCCGCCTGCATCGAAGGGCCCGCCTCAACCAGGAAGTCAATGTCAGTGCCACTTCTCAGCTCAATGCTGAGGCTGTGATGGAGCTGGACAAGGATGACGATGAGGCTGAAGATGAAGGAGATACTGATGAGGATAAAAGTGAGACAATGAACAAAAGTCAGGTATTTTCATACCAGACGCCAGGTCTGGAGATCCTGCAATGTAAGTACCGTGTGGCTGTGACAGAGGTGGTGGAGCTCAAAGCGGAGGTGAAAGTCCTCCGTGACAGACTGGCTCAGTGTGTAGAGGGAGCAGCGGAGGAGAGGCCAAGGCGAGGTGGTCAGCTCCAGAAACTGGAGAGACAGGTGGCCTCACTGGAGAAGAGCTGCCGGGAGGGACGGGAGAAG ATTTCCAGCCTGGAGTTGGAGTTGCAGGCTGCTCAGTTAGCAGCCAATGAGAGCCAGGGTGCGTTGACCGCAGCTCAGGATGAGTTGGTGACGCTGAGCGAGGAGCTTGCCCAGCTCTACCACCACGTCTGCCTGTGCAACAATGAGACACCCAACCGTGTCATGCTGGACTACTACAG ACAAGGCAGAGGGCTTCGAGGCCTCAGTGCCAGTCTTAAAGCCATGTCTGCGGACAACAGCAAAGTTCTCCTTACACCACGCCTCGCCAGGCGGCTGGCCGCTGTCGCTTCGACAACCTTAACTCCTTCGGAGTCACGGAGCCCCTCACAGTCTCCATCCAAGGAGCCCCTATCtggggaggagagaagagaggagaaggagggggacAAGGAGGGCCTCCAAGTGCCCTCTGAGCAGAGCCTGCCGCCCTGCACGCCTCCGACCCGCTCACCCAGCATCAGTGCCtcttcatcatcgtcatcatcatcatcgcctGCCCTGGAGCCAGCTGGTGAGCTGCGCAGGGAGCCCATGAATATCTACAACCTCAACGCTATCATCAGAGACCAG GTGAAGCACCTCCAGCGGGCAGTAGACAGGTCTCTGCAGCTGTCTagacagagagctgcagccaGGGAACTGGCCCCTCTGCTGGACAAGGACAAAGAAGGCTGCATGGAGGAGATCCTGAAGCTCAAGTCTCTGCTCAGCACCAAGAGAGAGCAGATAGCCACCCTCAGACTGGTGCTCAAGGCTAATAAACAG ACGGCAGAGGGGGCTCTGGCTAACCTGAAGAGTAAGTATGAGGCGGAAAAGGCCATGGTCACTGACACCATGATGAAGCTGAGGAACGAGCTGAAGGCCCTGAAGGAAGATGCAGCCACTTTCTCCTCTGTGCGGGCCATGTTTGCCACCAG GTGTGACGAGTATGTGACCCAGCTGGATGAGATGCAGAGGCAGCTGGCTGCGGCCGAAGATGAGAAGAAGACTCTGAACTCCCTCCTGCGTATGGCCATCCAGCAGAAGCTGGCCCTCACCCAGCGCCTGGAAGATTTGGCCTTCGATCAAGAGCAGACCCACCGTACCCGCGGGGGCAGGCTAAACCGCGCGAAGACCAGCACCCCCAAAGTAAGTCAGCCGGCCTCAGCTTCGGCCTCCAACCTAGCCCAAGGCTCCACTTCAGCTTTGGCCCCTGtcagcctccctctttctggCCTTCCTAGTCTTTCGTCAGTTCTTTCTGATGATCCCACTGTGCCCCTTAGCCCATCTTTGGTtagtgcagctgctgcagctctggcTTCAGCTCTCACCTCCCCTACGTCACACATACCCCCTCGCAGTCCGTCATCACCAGCCTCACTGGCTTGCCCTCCGGCGCCAGAAAGCCCCCCATGTCTGGAGGCCCCCTCCTCTCCCATGGTGCGGACCCCACCCACAACCCCTGTGACCCAGTGGACCTTGGGGGTGCGGACGTTTGTGGTTGACTCCCACAGTTTCAGTGTCAACATCTCCCCCGCTCTTCCCCGTAGCTCGGGCCTCTCCAGGCACTGCACCCCCGACACTCATACCTCTCCCCCATccaccacaaccaccaccaccaccaggcCCACCCAACCAGGATctgccccctcctctccctACCGCTCTCCTATTTTGGGGCTCAGACGCTCCACATGGAGCCCCTCACCCCGAACTCGGCCCTTGTCTAGCTTGTCACGCTCCTCTGTCCTCTACACTCCTTCCTCATCCTCCCCTTACTCTTCTTCCcactccccttctctctcccacAACTATTCCTCTGCCTACTACAGTTCCTCTCCTGCTTTTACCCCATCTAGCTCCTACCTGACCTCTGGTACCTCCGCCTCCTACAGCCACTCCTCCAACTACTCGCCCCTTTACCCTAGATACTACAGTTCTTACCGGCCCCGGCACTGA